The Ahaetulla prasina isolate Xishuangbanna chromosome 3, ASM2864084v1, whole genome shotgun sequence genome window below encodes:
- the TIMM21 gene encoding mitochondrial import inner membrane translocase subunit Tim21 isoform X1 yields the protein MLSVFVRGICCSDQLLRSAVKQALARHRAAFLNTWAWSRVGQGLSHDHVLSPEIGYEVIKRSLWVPLGGLRSEKSENRSSQVPVQSKKGDVSLSAAQKVKEAGRDFTYLIVVIIGIGVTGGLFYVIFKELFSSSSPSKIYGDALEKCRAHPEVIGIFGEPIKGYGEATRRGRRQLVSHIEFVKDGLKYMRLKFYIEGSEKGKQGTVHLEVKENPESGKYEYRYIFVDIDSYPRRMIIVEDNR from the exons ATGCTTTCCGTTTTTGTGCGAGGAATTTGCTGTAGTGACCAGCTGCTGAGATCTGCGGTGAAGCAGGCGCTTGCACGACATAGGGCGGCATTTCTAAACACTTGGGCATGGTCCAGAGTAGGGCAAGGGCTCAGTCACGACCATGTCTTGAGTCCTGAGATAGGCTACGAAGTCATAAAGCGAAGCCTCTGGGTCCCACTGGGTGGCCTGAGATCCGAAAAATCGGAGAACAGGAGCTCGCAGGTACCTGTGCAAAGTAAAAAAGGAGACGTCTCACTCTCAGCTGCTCAAAAAG tgaaagaagcaggaagagaTTTCACTTACTTGATAGTGGTGATCATTGGGATTGGTGTGACAG GTGGGTTATTCTATGTGATTTTTAAGGAATTATTCTCTTCTTCGAGTCCCAGTAAAATCTATGGAGACGCCTTGGAGAAATGCAGAGCTCATCCTGAG GTAATAGGAATTTTTGGTGAACCCATAAAAGGCTATGGTGAAGCTACACGCCGTGGGAGAAGACAGTTGGTCAG CCATATTGAGTTTGTAAAAGATGGATTGAAATACATGCGTCTAAAATTCTACATTGAGGGAtctgaaaaaggaaaacaaggaacTGTTCATCTTGAAGTCAAAGAG AATCCTGAAAGTGGAAAATATGAATATCGTTACATATTTGTGGATATTGATAGCTACCCTAGAAGAATGATAATTGTTGAAGACAATAGATAG
- the TIMM21 gene encoding mitochondrial import inner membrane translocase subunit Tim21 isoform X2, whose amino-acid sequence MLSVFVRGICCSDQLLRSAVKQALARHRAAFLNTWAWSRVGQGLSHDHVLSPEIGYEVIKRSLWVPLGGLRSEKSENRSSQVPVQSKKGDVSLSAAQKVKEAGRDFTYLIVVIIGIGVTGGLFYVIFKELFSSSSPSKIYGDALEKCRAHPEVIGIFGEPIKGYGEATRRGRRQLVSHIEFVKDGLKYMRLKFYIEGSEKGKQGTVHLEVKEKLPFFF is encoded by the exons ATGCTTTCCGTTTTTGTGCGAGGAATTTGCTGTAGTGACCAGCTGCTGAGATCTGCGGTGAAGCAGGCGCTTGCACGACATAGGGCGGCATTTCTAAACACTTGGGCATGGTCCAGAGTAGGGCAAGGGCTCAGTCACGACCATGTCTTGAGTCCTGAGATAGGCTACGAAGTCATAAAGCGAAGCCTCTGGGTCCCACTGGGTGGCCTGAGATCCGAAAAATCGGAGAACAGGAGCTCGCAGGTACCTGTGCAAAGTAAAAAAGGAGACGTCTCACTCTCAGCTGCTCAAAAAG tgaaagaagcaggaagagaTTTCACTTACTTGATAGTGGTGATCATTGGGATTGGTGTGACAG GTGGGTTATTCTATGTGATTTTTAAGGAATTATTCTCTTCTTCGAGTCCCAGTAAAATCTATGGAGACGCCTTGGAGAAATGCAGAGCTCATCCTGAG GTAATAGGAATTTTTGGTGAACCCATAAAAGGCTATGGTGAAGCTACACGCCGTGGGAGAAGACAGTTGGTCAG CCATATTGAGTTTGTAAAAGATGGATTGAAATACATGCGTCTAAAATTCTACATTGAGGGAtctgaaaaaggaaaacaaggaacTGTTCATCTTGAAGTCAAAGAG aAATTACCCTTCTTTTTTTAA